aagtcagaaaaaagaactccgtttaaggctgggccgcacTTAACAAAATctcgaatttaagaattctaattatttattaaataattatcataacagtGATTTTCTTAGCTTCCGACAAATAGTAGAAGACGAACTTCCCCGGAAGATTTTTATCATCCGAgtcccataaatattcaaaaagtaattataattctccctggttaaaaatactgattaaaaagaattaaaagtgatgaaatttgaattcttttcaataaattcaattcttttgtttgtatttatagatatacagtttgcatggagtggccgcttctcaattcttttcaatcagtatttttaactaGGGTTTAAATTCGAGATTTTGTTTTCGGCCGAGCCTTAAagacgtcttactgagttcgctagatggctcattcgacatcttgagaacttcttaaagacttcttttTAAAGAatcatcaagacgtcattttgctgTCTGGGATTGTAGACAACTTGTAGGCAagttacacgagctgaaagttgCCGTGAACTTATGGAAGTGCCAaattttgcggccaacttggctatcagggtactttagactttttgtttaaattaagcCCTAAAATAACTGGTGGTTTATCAGAAGACGGTAGAGTATTAGTTTCTTGTGTTTCAATAACTTgtctattaataatattaccaTCCTCATCAACTTcatcaattgaaattaaaatgtttgatATTATTGGCATCGACTTGCAAACATTTTCATCAACGTCAGTATTTACTTCTAGTTCTGTATTGCTGTCACCACCATTCTCTTCAAATATctgtaaataattcaatatacaataaatatatacttatatttttacatgcaAATGAGTCCAGTTTAAAAAtcagatacaaattttttgaaacttttgaaaatttacgaaatcaaacggacaagaattttttatgcaaacgcgccaaaaattattaaatttaaataaatttttgaacttcccgctatgaaatttgaaaattttcaaaaagaagGAATTCAGGGGCCGTTCATAAAATACGTTCACTCGGGtgcgaaaaagaaaaaaatataaaaaacttacTTCATAATTAGGAATACCCGAGTCagtatttactttaattttataatcttttaATGGTAATTCCGATTCTTGAACAATCGAATCACGAGCATCTTCTTCTTCGTCAATGCATTCATATCGAACCATTTGTAATCGATAACAACCGTCTTCAACTCTTGTATACTGAAAACGTTTGTGTCCATCAGGCCATCGTAAATTATGTGCTCCAATTAaatgttttgttaaattataaCTCCGTCTATATTTTATTGGACACTCATGACAACAGTACCATCTAACTTCTGATCTATGAACACGTTCAATGTGCctggaatttaataaaaatttttataatcatttattataattacttttgtttttataaatttcctgGTGGAAacttttcggaattttctctgaaaaaaactcagttctaaagtttcaaagattttttaaaagttctaaagacattttcagagtttttcagagaaaagtcagaaaaatttccaccagagttaataattaaattacctaTCAAGTACATAAGCATTTTTACATGTGTAAGAGCATCCGtcattattacaaaaaaaattatgaccaTTAGTATGCACTGTCATGTGTGAATCCAAATCTTGTTGTGATTTAGCAGCATGTTCACACAATTGACAACTAAATTGTCGTGTACTGACGTGTCGATATCTTACGTGTTTAGCTAAAGCTGCTGGTGATTCACAGCTCATATCACAAAGACtacatttgtatttaaatacatGAAATCTCATGTGTTCACGTAATATATTTTCTGttggataaaattttgtacagTAGGAACATTGGAATCCTTGGGCTGTAAATTAAtgagaaatatatttattagttcattttagtaaatataagTAATTAGAATTACACAAGTTTTAGTGATAAAATACCAGGATTGTTTTCTATTCATAcactgagataaaaaaatttctattaaaaaaattaatttatgatccaagaaataaatttattgaagtatctcttgtagtaatttttaaaaaatttacttactgtgatataaaatattttgaaaaaaaattaaaaaattcttttataaaaattgtaaatgtcatgatacaaatttttttatgcccGCGTATTTTATTGGTTTCAATGATTCAagttttgatagaaaaatttgttaattatttttaaaaatatttcatttagtTAAAgaacttctttaaaaatttttgataaattaatatcttggatcaaaaatttatttttttataaaaacaatttttctctcattgttgaatttaattgatatcgatttaaaaaaattagcgggAAGTCTACGGTTTCCGTGGCGCCGCCAAATGACCGCGAATTCTTGTAGAACTCGacaaaatgacttttttaaaaatagctataacttcttcaaaaatggactaattcagacgcttttttttttcaaaattttcgtcttCAAATGCACTttccggaaaaaaatataaaaaaattaaagatattaaaatctatgaaatatttaacttttttgaaaaaatcgcatTTCTCTCGAAATCCATTTTTCTCAAACACTAAgcgaaatatcgaaaaattgtattatttaaGAAAGTCTTATTTCGTCGAGTTCTAGAATCCTCAAATTAGCAATGAAActcatgaatttaaaattacaaaataaataattactttcaaTAGAAATTTGTCGTCGACAGTGATcaaataatttagtatttgACGCAAAAACTGCTCCACAAGTTGGACAAGCAACAACTTTTTCTTTTGTGTGACATTTAatgtgatcctttaatttatgTATGCTTGAAAATTTACGTTTACACCCGGTCCAAAGACATTCAACACCGCCGCTGACTTTATTACCGCGTGGATTACTGGCAACATGCTGGCTAACgtggtataaaaataattgaaaattgttGAATAACTTCAAACATTCCTCCCAGTCACAAAATAATGGCGTTGATGAATGAAATACTGTCGGCATCATTTCTCGATGACATttctgaaatttaataattagttttatttcaagtattagtaaataaaatatttttattcataaatatagaGATCGATATATCATAGATGATCGACATATCGATAAGGCACCaatattagggtgggttgaaaaaaaactttttttttgtttttcttagcatgggggtagaatttgtaccttataaaaaaaaaaaatttttcaagaaaaaaaaaatttttttactcaacattttgaggtggcccactcgtttttaaaataaataattgattaaacggggtagttccaacgaaaaaaaattttttttgtccaaaatcgtggaaaacatctaataattgtcgaatgtgattttttttt
The DNA window shown above is from Microplitis mediator isolate UGA2020A chromosome 1, iyMicMedi2.1, whole genome shotgun sequence and carries:
- the LOC130666095 gene encoding histone H4 transcription factor, translated to MAGSITEYVKNQEIQERCNHWVTQSILSPSTLRNSNKRERDKESDYDLSECFDTDSEFDSVSECGGKRRRLKIQLKDEILNLICEWKDCQYTSTDVEHYVHHVANHVSDLDVKILSNINNNNYNSDKSDADESSKNNNEDNEDDQDDIDDKGVYVCKWKHCQYENDSIPDIIKHVNYHSYHTKLKCIGSNLRAKIKLPKCHREMMPTVFHSSTPLFCDWEECLKLFNNFQLFLYHVSQHVASNPRGNKVSGGVECLWTGCKRKFSSIHKLKDHIKCHTKEKVVACPTCGAVFASNTKLFDHCRRQISIETQGFQCSYCTKFYPTENILREHMRFHVFKYKCSLCDMSCESPAALAKHVRYRHVSTRQFSCQLCEHAAKSQQDLDSHMTVHTNGHNFFCNNDGCSYTCKNAYVLDRHIERVHRSEVRWYCCHECPIKYRRSYNLTKHLIGAHNLRWPDGHKRFQYTRVEDGCYRLQMVRYECIDEEEDARDSIVQESELPLKDYKIKVNTDSGIPNYEIFEENGGDSNTELEVNTDVDENVCKSMPIISNILISIDEVDEDGNIINRQVIETQETNTLPSSDKPPVILGLNLNKKSKVP